From the genome of Eucalyptus grandis isolate ANBG69807.140 chromosome 2, ASM1654582v1, whole genome shotgun sequence, one region includes:
- the LOC104433344 gene encoding transcription factor bHLH49, translated as MDSDDKDKFEPAKQNEDPMNFNSASISSDWQFCSANLSSAPMNLVRPGNSMAVCREDLIGSSSCSSAPMAESFGPALWDHLSTMENLGFVNISAQNNLSTSHLLGIRKVGPESVRGDIGWNPPSSMLKGGLFVPSALGTLPITEGLPHFPTDSGFIERAARFSCFSGGNLGSVMNPFGIAENAGLYQIAGGLVPGPRDVFPASCPKPLPGAQSEKNEMNIEACRDVHLAATQGTPQGSPLKNEGESESLARSRGEAKQGATAGSSNESDEAEFSGGGSGGQDNPSMLEVTGGEGSAKGFDCKKRKRSGEDAELDKAKGAPQLAESPKDDSRTQQKLENNPSSNTSKATAKNNKPGTQGSDPQKEDYIHVRARRGQATNSHSLAERVRREKISERMKFLQDLVPGCSKVTGKAVMLDEIINYVQSLQRQVEFLSMKLATVNPRLDFNIEGLLAKDLLHSRAGPSSTLGLPHDMPMSFPPMHLPPPGLMQGGPTGIGRPVDPLRRPMQNQMIPLAGGFKEPSQLPHPWEDELNNVVQMGFVGGGGGGSGAAPSGQDAEGSVPPPSHTKVEL; from the exons ATGGACTCAGATGACAAGGATAAGTTTGAGCCGGCTAAACAGAATGAGGACCCTATGAACTTCAATTCAGCTAGCATTTCCTCAGACTGGCAATTCTGCAGTGCAAATCTTTCAAGCGCACCAATGAATTTGGTTAGACCGGGCAATTCAATGGCTGTTTGTAGGGAAGATCTGATTGGTTCCTCTTCTTGTTCCTCTGCTCCAATGGCAGAGTCATTTGGGCCAGCCTTATGGGACCACCTCTCCACCATGGAAAATTTGGGTTTTGTTAATATTAGTGCCCAAAACAATTTAAGCACTTCACATCTTCTGGGAATTAGAAAAGTTGGTCCTGAATCTGTTAGAGGCGATATAGGATGGAATCCACCGAGCTCAATGCTCAAAGGAGGCTTGTTTGTGCCAAGTGCACTCGGAACACTCCCAATCACGGAGGGCTTACCTCATTTTCCCACCGACTCTGGATTTATAGAGCGTGCAGCTCGTTTCTCGTGTTTTAGTGGAGGAAATTTAGGTAGTGTGATGAACCCTTTTGGAATTGCTGAAAATGCTGGTCTTTACCAAATTGCTGGGGGTTTGGTGCCTGGGCCACGGGATGTCTTCCCAGCTAGCTGCCCAAAGCCATTGCCTGGTGCACAAAGTGAGAAGAATGAGATGAACATTGAAGCTTGTAGAGATGTTCATTTGGCTGCTACTCAGGGAACTCCTCAGGGGAGCCCCCTAAAAAATGAGGGTGAAAGTGAAAGCCTGGCTAGATCTCGTGGTGAAGCAAAACAAGGTGCCACTGCTGGGTCCAGTAATGAGTCTGATGAAGCTGAGTTcagtggcggcggcagcggtggTCAAGATAATCCGTCCATGTTAGAGGTTACTGGTGGAGAAGGTTCTGCTAAGGGTTTTGActgtaaaaagaggaaaagaagtggAGAG GATGCCGAACTTGATAAAGCGAAAGGGGCCCCTCAACTTGCTGAATCCCCAAAAGATGACAGTAGAACTCAACAGAAACTAGAAAATAACCCCAGCTCCAACACCAGCAAGGCCACTGCAAAGAATAATAAACCGGGAACTCAGGGTTCGGATCCCCAAAAGGAAGATTATATTCATGTCAGGGCCCGAAGAGGCCAGGCAACTAATAGCCATAGTCTTGCTGAAAGG GTGAGAAGGGAAAAGATCAGTGAAAGGATGAAGTTTCTCCAAGATCTGGTACCTGGATGTAGTAAG GTCACTGGCAAGGCAGTGATGCTGGATGAAATAATCAACTATGTACAATCACTTCAGCGACAGGTTGAG TTTTTGTCCATGAAACTTGCCACGGTGAATCCAAGGCTGGACTTTAACATTGAAGGACTGCTGGCTAAAGAT cttcttcattcaagagctgGTCCTTCATCTACTTTGGGACTTCCACATGACATGCCTATGTCCTTTCCTCCGATGCATTTACCACCGCCAGGACTTATGCAAGGGGGCCCTACTGGTATCGGGAGACCTGTTGATCCATTGCGGAGACCCATGCAGAACCAGATGATACCATTGGCTGGGGGTTTTAAGGAGCCTTCTCAG CTGCCACACCCATGGGAGGATGAGCTGAACAATGTTGTACAGATGGGCTttgtgggtggtggtggtggtggttctgGTGCTGCCCCAAGTGGTCAAGATGCAGAGG ggtcTGTCCCACCACCGAGTCACACGAAAGTTGAACTGTGA
- the LOC104433345 gene encoding LOW QUALITY PROTEIN: putative pentatricopeptide repeat-containing protein At1g68930 (The sequence of the model RefSeq protein was modified relative to this genomic sequence to represent the inferred CDS: inserted 1 base in 1 codon) — MSASSDRYCSLLKLCFHTRNVNQAKRLHCLIIKTLTRPETILYNTLVDAYAKLGSLKHARHVFDRIPQPNLFSWNTLLSAYAKSGDITRAREIFESMPNRDGVSWNCLISGYANRGLVIESVKAYNEMLRDGSANLNRITLSTMLILSSSKNRVDLGRQIHCHVIKFGFWAYVFVGSPLVDMYSKAGLIHDAKRVFDGIPEKNIVMYNTVMTGLLRCGMVEESERIFCGMKERDSISWTTMITGYIQNGLEREAIKWFRKMSFEGLAIDQFTFGSVLTACGSLVALEEGRQIHAYAIRTNYTDIVFVGSALVDMYCKCKKITYAEKVFRKMTIKNVISWTAMLVGYGQNGLSEDAVKVFCDMQKNGIEPDEFTLGSVISSCANLASVEEGAQFHCRALVSGFISFLTVSNALITLYGKCGSIEDSDRLFNEMRIRDEVSWTALXSCYAQFGKAKETIDLFEKMLAQGLKLDAVTFIGVLSACSRAGLVEKGQKYFESMVKDYRITPIADHYTCMIDLFSRSGRLEEAKNFIHNMPFPPDAIGWAQLLSSCRLHGNMEIGKWAADSLLELEPQNPASYVLLTNIYAARGKWDFVAQLRRDMRDRSIKKEPGCSWIKYKNRVHIFSADDQSSPHSELISAELDKLTARIIEDGYVPDMSPVLHDVEESKKLKMLNRHSERLAIAFGLIYIPSGLPIRIFKNLRVCGDCHNATKYISKVTRREIIVRDAVRFHIFRDGTCSCGDFW; from the exons ATGTCCGCCAGCTCCGACCGCTACTGTTCCTTACTGAAGCTCTGCTTCCACACCCGCAATGTGAACCAAGCGAAGAGGCTTCACTGTCTCATCATCAAGACCTTGACCCGTCCCGAGACCATCCTGTACAACACCCTCGTCGACGCCTACGCTAAACTCGGCAGTCTAAAGCACGCGCGCCACGTGTTCGACCGTATTCCGCAGCCGAACCTCTTCTCCTGGAACACCCTCCTTTCTGCGTATGCGAAATCGGGGGACATCACCAGGGCGCGGGAGATATTTGAATCGATGCCGAACAGGGATGGAGTGTCGTGGAACTGTCTCATTTCGGGGTATGCGAACAGAGGGTTGGTGATTGAGTCGGTGAAGGCCTATAATGAGATGTTGAGAGATGGGAGCGCGAACTTGAACAGGATCACGCTCTCAACGATGCTCATATTGTCTTCAAGTAAAAATCGTGTGGATTTGGGTCGGCAGATACACTGCCATGTGATAAAGTTCGGATTTTGGGCGTATGTTTTCGTGGGTAGCCCTTTGGTGGACATGTACTCGAAAGCGGGATTGATTCACGATGCAAAGAGGGTTTTTGATGGCATTCCTGAGAAGAATATAGTAATGTATAATACAGTGATGACAGGGCTTTTGAGATGTGGGATGGTTGAGGAGTCTGAGCGCATATTTTGTGGAATGAAGGAAAGAGATTCGATCTCATGGACGACAATGATTACAGGATATATTCAGAATGGTTTAGAAAGAGAAGCAATCAAATGGTTCAGAAAGATGAGTTTTGAAGGCTTGGCAATTGATCAGTTTACTTTTGGGAGTGTGCTAACTGCCTGTGGGAGTCTGGTGGCTTTGGAAGAAGGGAGGCAAATTCACGCATATGCAATCAGGACCAATTACACCGACATTGTCTTTGTAGGTAGTGCTCTTGTTGACATGTACTGCAAGTGTAAAAAGATCACATATGCTGAAAAAGTATTTAGAAAAATGACCATTAAGAATGTTATATCATGGACAGCAATGCTTGTGGGGTATGGTCAGAATGGGCTGAGTGAGGATGCTGTCAAGGTTTTCTGTGATATGCAGAAAAATGGCATTGAACCCGATGAGTTCACACTCGGGAGTGTGATTAGCTCATGCGCAAACCTAGCAAGCGTAGAAGAGGGTGCACAGTTTCATTGTAGAGCCTTGGTTTCTggctttatttcatttttgacaGTTTCAAATGCTCTCATCACCTTGTACGGTAAATGTGGAAGCATAGAGGACTCTGATCGGCTGTTCAATGAGATGAGAATTAGGGATGAGGTTTCCTGGACAGCAC TGTCATGTTATGCTCAGTTTGGCAAAGCTAAGGAGACCATAGATTTGTTTGAGAAGATGTTGGCCCAGGGATTGAAACTAGATGCTGTCACTTTCATTGGCGTTCTTTCAGCGTGCAGTAGAGCAGGATTAGTTGAGAAaggacaaaaatattttgaatcgaTGGTCAAAGATTACAGAATTACCCCAATCGCTGATCACTATACTTGCATGATTGATCTTTTTAGCCGATCAGGAAGGTTAGAAGAAGCCAAAAATTTTATACACAACATGCCCTTCCCTCCTGATGCAATTGGTTGGGCACAGCTGCTGAGCTCATGTAGACTTCATGGTAATATGGAAATTGGGAAATGGGCAGCTGATTCACTGTTAGAATTGGAGCCACAGAACCCAGCAAGCTATGTTTTGCTCACAAATATCTATGCAGCAAGAGGGAAGTGGGACTTTGTGGCCCAACTAAGGCGGGATATGAGAGATAGATCAATAAAAAAGGAACCAGGATGTAGTTGGATCAAGTACAAGAACAGAGTACATATCTTTTCAGCTGATGATCAATCAAGTCCTCATTCAGAACTTATAAGTGCTGAGCTGGACAAGTTGACTGCTAGAATCATAGAAGACGGATATGTGCCAGACATGAGCCCAGTTCTCCATGATGTGGAGGagtcaaagaaactgaagatgCTAAATCGCCATAGTGAAAGGCTTGCAATTGCTTTCGGATTAATATATATTCCTTCAGGCCTCCCAATACGGATTTTTAAGAATCTTAGGGTTTGTGGAGATTGCCACAATGCAACAAAATACATATCTAAAGTCACTCGAAGAGAAATAATCGTGAGAGATGCGGTTCGTTTCCATATTTTTAGGGATGGAACATGTTCATGCGGAGATTTTTGGTGA